Below is a window of bacterium DNA.
AAATAAATGTCTAAGGTTGACCCATCTATGTTTAAGGCTTACGACGTCAGGGGAATTTACCCTGACCAGTTAAATGAGGAGGTGGCTTATCGAATTGGCCGGGCTTATTCCGAATTTATTAAACCAAAGACGGTCATGGTTGGCCGGGATATCCGTCTTTCTTCAAAGTCTCTCTCTGAAGCCTTGAACCGGGGGCTTACCGAACAGGGCGTAAATGTAGTTGATGCTGGACAGATCGGCACAGACATGGTTTACTTTGGAGTAGCTCATTACCGTTACGATGGCGGAATAATGATTACTGCCTCACATAATCCAAAGGAATACAATGGGATGAAGTTTGTTCGAGAGCAGTCGATCCCCATCTCTGGTGACACAGGTATTATGGAGATTAGAGACATAGTCATTAGTGGAGAATTCACTCCGTCAGATAAAGTCGGCCAGGTTGAAGAACAGGATATCTATCAAGATTATACTGGCCATGTGCTCTCTTTTATCGACCCAAAAGTGATTAAACCTTACAAGGTAGTCCTGAATGGGGGCAATGGAGTGGCCGGAGATATAATCTCTCAAATTATTGAGCATCTACCGATCCAGTCAATCCCGATATATTTTGAGCCTGACGGGACATTTCCAAGAGGAGAACCCAATCCCTTGCTTCCGAAAAACCGAACCGAGACGATCGAAAAGGTAAAAGAGGAAAAAGCCGACCTGGGCGTGGCCTGGGATGGTGATGCGGATCGCTGTTTCTTTATTGATGAAAAAGGTAATTTTATCGAAGGGTATTTTATTACGGCCCTGCTGGCCGAGACCCTTCTAAAAAAGCATCCGGGGGAAAAGATTATTTTCGATCCCCGATTAACCTGGGCCAATATTGAGGTAGTTAAGGAAAACAGGGGCATACCCATTATTAACAAATCCGGCCATGCCTTCTTTAAAGAGAGAATGCGCCAGGAAAATGCCCTCTTTGCCGGTGAGATGAGCGCCCACTTTTATTTCCGTGAAAACTACTTTGCTGATAACGGGATAATCCCTTTCCTGCTGATCCTGGAATTAATGTCCACTTCGGGTAAGTCTCTCTCAGACTTATTGAAACCGCTCATGTCGAAATATTTTATTTCCGGCGAAATCAACCGAAGAGTTGAAGATGGCGCGGCCAAGCTAAAAGAGATTGAAGGACGTTACCAGGATGGGAAGGTAGAGCATATTGACGGCCTCTCGGTTGAATTCCCTGACTGGCGGTTTAATCTGCGGGTTTCTAATACCGAGCCCCTGATCCGCTTAAATGTGGAAGCCAGGAGTCGGAAAATTATGGAAGAGAAAAGAGATGAGTTGTTAGAGATGCTTTGATGGCCGGACAGTTTCGAGTTAGGCCTTACCATTGTTCGTAGTAACCTGGGGGTCTCGAAACTTGAAGCTCGAAATCCGATGATCAACCGGGTTATTTTAATAGTTCTGGATAGTGTTGGGGTGGGTGAGTTACCTGATGCCGGACTTTATGGAGATGAGGGTAGCAATACCTTAGTTAATCTGGCCAAAGCGGTAGGCGGGCTTTCTCTTCCTAATTTAACCAGGTTGGGGCTGGGGGATATTGCGCCTATTAAGGGCGTAGAGCCGGTGCTTGAACCAGAGGCGGCCTGGGGCAAGATGGCCGAAAGGTCGGTGGGAAAAGATACGACCACCGGTCATTGGGAGATAGCTGGACTTATCCGTAAGGAGCCCTTCCCTCTCTATCCTGAGGGGTTCCCGGAGGAGGTAATCAAACCCTTCAGCCAGGCTATTGGTCGAGGTATTCTGGGTAATAAGCCTGCTTCCGGGACCGAGATCATAAAGGAATTGGGGCCGGAGCACCTGAAGACAGGACTCCCCATAATCTACACCTCGGCTGATAGTGTCTTTCAGATAGCCGCTCACGTAAACCTTATCCCGATAGGGCAATTATATGAATTCTGTGAGATAGCCCGTCAAATCCTGGTAGGCCGGCACGGGGTGGGTCGAGTAATCGCCCGCCCTTTTGAAGGCCAGGCAGAAGAATTCAGGAGGATCAACGGCCTTAGAAAGGACTACTCCCTCCGGCCTCCTCATCCGACTATTTTAAATACCCTCAGTGAAAATGGCCTGGCGGTGATTGGGATTGGAAAGATAAGCGATATCTTCGCCGGTTCAGGAATCAGCAGATCTTTTCATACTAATAATAATCAAGAGGGGATAGATAAAATCATTGAGGTGGTCAAGAAATTCCGGCCAAGGGGGCTAATATTCACTAACCTCATCGACTTTGATATGGTCTACGGCCATCGAAATGACCCTGACGGCTATGCCAGGGCCTTAGAGGAATTTGATAGACACCTGACGGAAATCATAGAGGCCTTAGCTGAAGATGATGTCCTGATCCTAACGGCTGATCATGGCTGCGATCCAACCACAGAAAGCACCGATCATTCCAGGGAATATGTGCCTCTTTTAGTTTATGGTAAAAGGGTCAAACGGGGTTATAAGCTCGGCACCAGAAAGAGCTTGGCCGATATAGCCGCCACTATTTCTAACATCTTTAATTTGGGATTTGTCACTGAGGGGAAAGGTTTTGAGGAGGCCTTTGATAGAAAGGAGCGAAAGAATTGGTCGACCAAAAAACAGAACTGAGGATTGTGGCCATAGGCGGGGGAACAGGACTACCCGTTGTCCTGGAAGGTCTGAAGGATTATACTAATAATCTCACGGCCATTGTCACGGTAACAGACAGTGGAAGAAGCAGCGGCCTCATTAGAAAAGATCTGGGTATCCCTCCGCCCGGGGATATAAGAAATTGCCTGGTGGCCCTTTCAGAATCAGAGGAATTGATGCTAAGGCTCTTTAATTACCGGTTTGAAAGGAGTGATAATCTGAGAGGGCATAGCTTTGGCAATCTTTTTATTGCCGCGATGACTATGATCACGGGTTCCTTTGAAAAGGCCATAGAAGAGATCAGTAAGATATTGAAGATCAAAGGCAGGGTAATTCCGTCCAGCCTTGAGAATGTCCATATCTGTGCAGAACTTGTGGATGGAACGGTAATTAGAGAAGAGGATAATATTATCCAACGAGAAGGGAATGTCCTGGGAAGGCCTCCCATAAAAAAAGTCTATCTGGAACCAATCCAGACCCATGCCACTCCCAGGGCCATCGAAGAGATAAGGCAGGCAGACATTATCATCCTGGGGCCGGGTAGCCTTTATACCAGCGTTATATCCAATCTGCTGGTGAAAGGGATTCCGGAGGCGATAAGAGAAAGTAGCGCCAAAAAGGTTTACCTGTGCAATGTAATGACTCAGGTCTGTCAAACCCATAATTATAAGGCCAGCGATCATATAAAGGTAATTAACCAATACCTGGGCGAAGGCATCCTAGATTACATCATTGTGAATGGAAAGAGACCACCAGAGGCGGTTATCAGAAATTATGAAGATGAGTTTGCCTTTTTAGTAGAGATAGATAACGATAGGTTGAACCAATATGGAATAAAGATAATAAAAGCGGATTTAATAGAAGAAATGCCGGAGGCGAGGAGATTATGGAAAAAGCGAGATAGCCTTAGACATGACTCCCAAAAGGTGGGTAAGGTCTTGTTAGAGATCTTGGAGAGATGACAGAGCCCAGAACCCAGATGAATCTGTATAGGGAAGACTATCTCTTTCCATATCCAGAGAATAATCTGTGCCATCTGTGTTCCAAAGGAGAGCTGAGTAATTACAAATAAGATAAGTAATTTCTGTGAGGTAATTTAAATGACTGTTAAAATTGAAGAAAGGGTTGAGGGGATTGACAAGAGAATAGAAGCCCTTTTAAAGAGCCAGGAAGAATTTAGGAAGGGAGAGGAAAAATTCCATGAAGAATTTAGGGAGGCTCAAAGAAAGACCGATGAGCAAATCGATAGACTTACTGAAGATCAAAAAAAGACAGAGGACCAACTTAAAAAGACCAGTAAAGAAGTAGGTAAGGTATCAGATAGTATAGGAAGGTTTGCAGAAGGGTTAGTAGCTCCCTCTATCTCTAAGCTCTTCCTTCCACTGGGAATAAAGATAACCCAGGCCTTTCCAAGGGCTTGTGCCATAGAAAATGGAGAAACTAAAGCTGAGATTGATCTATTATGTTCAGGCTCAAGGAATGGAAAAAGAATTGCTTTTGTAGGTGAGATTAAAACAAGACTTTCTTCTGAATATGTGAGAGAATTCATAGATGTCCTCACACACTTCAGGGAATTCTTTCCAGAGTATAAAGAGGCAGAAATCATAGGATTTGTTGCAGGAATGACCGTCGAGGATAATGCAAAAAGATATGCAGAGAGGAAAGGGCTTTATGTCCTTGCTCCAGAAGAGGATATGATCCAAATACTAAACAAACAGGGTTTTAAGCCAAAGAATTGGTAAATATATAAGGGGGTGGTTGTTATTTTTGGTATTGGTTTTTCAGAGTTGCTTATTATCCTCATCATCGTTCTGATCATCTTTGGGGCAGGGAAATTACCCCAGATCGGACGGGCTCTGGGAGAAGGGATAAAGGGCTTTCAATCAGCGGTCAAAGGCGACGATGATAAGGAAAAAAAGGACGCCGGTTCCGAGAAAGAGGACAATGAATGACCGCCCTGATTTTAGCTGGGGGAAAGAGCCGCCGCGTCTCTTCTACTTACAAGGCCTTTATCCAATTGGGTAACAAGTCTGTCATCGAACGTCTGGTTAGCGGGCTGTGGGGTCAATTTGAAGAGATCATCATTGTGGCTGATGAGGTCGAACGATACGCTGACCTGGGGCTGGAAATCCTTATCGACCTAATGCCGGCCAAAGGGCCTTTGGTAGGGCTTTACACCGGTCTGGCAGCTATCCGGTCTCCTTACAGCTTTGTGGTGGCCTGCGATATGCCCTTTCTTAGCGCCGGCTTGATTGAACTTATGAAGAAAGTCATCAGACCGGAGGACGATGTTCTTATCCCACGGGTCCAAGAAAGATTACATCCTCTTCACGCTATATATTCCCGTAATTGTCTACCGGTCATTAAAGCTAAGATAGGGAGTGGTAACTTTTCTATGCATTCCATCTTACCAGAGTTGAAGGTAAGATACCTTGAAGAGGAAGAAATTCGGACTATATGCCGTCCAGAAATAGCCCTCTTTAATCTGAATACAGATCAGGATGTAGAAGAGGCCAGGAGATTAGTTTTGGAGGGAGATGTGCCCCTTACCATCCGTAATAGGAAAGGAGGCTGATCTGATATGTTTGGGATTGGCATGCCGGAATTGATCTTGATTGCGATAGTGGCCCTTATCATTTTTGGGCCTAAGAAGCTGCCTGAAGTAGGCCGGGCTCTGGGTAAAGGGCTTCGGGAGCTTAAAAACGCTGCGGCTGGGATAAAGGAAGAGATAACTAAGGTCGCCGAGGAGGAGACGAAAGAAAAGCCTAAGAAGGGGGAAAAATGAAGGAGCTGATTAAGCAGGCATTGGCTGAAAGCGCGGAGATTAAATCTGAATTGGCTAAAGAAGTGAATCTTATCATTAAGATTGCTGAGGCATTTATGGCCACTTACCAACAAGGTGGCAAGGTAATTCTCTTTGGTAATGGCGGCAGTGCGGCTGATGCCCAACATATTGCGGCTGAATTGGTGGGAAGATTTAAAAGGGAGCGCTCTGCCCTGCCGGCTATTGCCCTGACTACCAACACCTCTATCCTTACTGCCCTGGCTAATGATTATTCCTTTGACGATATCTTTGCCCGTCAGGTTGAGGCGCTGGTCAAAAAGGGTGATCTCTGTCTGGGAATAAGCACCAGTGGAAACTCGCCTAACGTCTTAGCCGGCATAAGAGAAGCCAAAAAGTTGGGTGCAAAAACCATTGGATTTACCGGTCAGAGTGGCGGAAAGCTGGCCGGCCTCACTGACCTCTGTTTAAAAGTGCCTTCTAACGATACACCACGTATTCAAGAAGCCCACATTACTATTGGTCATATCATCTGTGACCTGGTCGAGAGGGAGTTGTTTGACCGTAAACAGTAGACAGTAGGGATTGGTAGCTATGAAACCTGAGGCTGTATTTCTGGATCGAGATGGGGTAATTAATGAGGAGGTAGATTACTTAGGTAACCCGGAGGAACTTTTTTTGCTGCCTGGGGCGGCTTCGGCCATTCGGGAACTGAATCAAAAAGGCATAAAGGTAATTGTGGTTACTAACCAATCCGGTGTGGCTCGAGGTTACTTCAGCGAAGAAACAGTGGCGGATATTCACCAACGTCTTAAATACCTGCTGGCCAGAGAGGGGGCATATCTTGATGCTATTTACTACTGTCCTCACCATCCTGAAGCCCCGCTTGACCAATACAGAAAGGCTTGTGCCTGCCGCAAGCCAGGATCGGCTATGCTTGAAACCGCGGCGCATGATTTCGGTCTAGATCTAAGCCACTGTTATCTGGTGGGAGACAAAATGCTGGATATAGAGGCAGGTGCGGCAGTCAATTGCAGGACAATTCTTGTCTTAACCGGTTATGGAGAGGCTGAATTGAAGAAGGAGAAGACCCTTTATCCCGATGCGGTGGCCAAGGACCTTTCTCAGGCCGTAGAGATGATTTTATCGCTTCTTTCCTCCGCCGCGTTTTGATTCTAAATTTTTTTTCATATCCTGAATTTTTTCCTGGCTTTCTTTCATAAACCGGGCCAGTTTATCTTCAAAAGAGAAAGGCGCGGCTGAACGATGCTCTCTTCTATCTTCTTCCTCTTTGAATCCGGCTTTAGGGCTTAAGGGTTTGCTAATTTTTACTTCTTCATTTTTGGGCCGGGCGGCAGGTGTTTCCCGCTCTTTCAGAGAGAGATCAAGATTTCCCTTCTTAGCAATCCCGATGACCTTAGCGGTGACGGAATCATTTACTTTAAGATGGTCTTCCACCCGCTTGACGTAAGTATCAGCAATCTGAGATATATGAATAAGACCTCGCCTTTTGCCCTCCACTTCAACAAAGGCCCCAAATTCAGTGGTCTTAACTACCTTTCCCGTAACAATACTTCCTACTTCAATGGACAAGATCGGATTCCTCCTTAGAGCCTATCCTCAAACCTCGGCGGCACGTCGCGTACTTAGACACCAGGAGTCTGCCAGACGTCTGGTGTTTGGGGATAGACTCTTAATTACGGAGGCATTATAGCTTATTAGGTATAATTTGTCAATATAAATTTATCCGGCTGATTATTTTTCTTATTTTTTGCTTGACTTTTCAACCCCTTCATGCCATAATGAGTTCAAGTCCTGGGGAAGAGGGGCGGGTAGCTCAGTTGGCCAGAGCACTTGCTTTACACGCAAGGGGTCATAGGTTCAAGTCCTGTCCCGCCCACCAATTCCAATTATCAATTATTTGGTAAGGGTGAATTTTTGTAATTTTGTCTTAATTAAGCAGGTTTTGATACTAATTTTTAGATTTTTTTAAAAAACCCGAATTTTTTGTTGATTTAAGATAAAAGGGAGGCGGACGCATCCGCGAAATCATGCGGATGCAGAGACGGTTCGGGGCAGGTGACGCCTGCCGTTCCTCCAGCACCGCTGTAGAGGGCGATGTTTCAATCAGATGCAGAGACGGTTCGGGGCAGGTGACGCCTGCCGTTCCTCCAGCACCGCTGTAGAGGGCGATGTTTCAATCAGATGCAGAGACGGTTCGGGGCAGGTGATGCCTGCCGTTAGGTGCTGTATACATAGCGTTGGAGGATATGCATGAACCGTTGGTGCCATCTGTTCTGCTTAGTGATGGCGAGCCTCCTCGAGGGTTGCATTCCTTTTTCGTCGTTCCAGTCGGCTCGGATCGTGCCACCACATAAGACGCAGACAGTGGTAGCCGTGTCGCATCTTGGCTATTATGGGTCGGACGGAGAGGACGAAGAGGATGTAACTGAATGGACGTGTCTTGACGCTCGTATGCGGAGGGGGATAAAGTCGCGGCTTGACGGAGCCATCGGGTTTACTCTGATGTGGGAATCGGGCGGTTCTGGGGGAATAGCTGTCCTGGGGGGAGATCTGCGGTACGGTATTTGGCCTGACCGCATTACTGTGTCTCTGCCGGCTTCAGTTATAGTGGGTGTGCTTTTGACGCTGGAGGTCCAGCCGGGAGTGATAATGACAATGCCGATCCACGAAGGTTGGGATCTTAGTGCTGGAGCCAGGGGCCACGTGTTAGTCCTGGCAGGGGATGAGGTGTCCGTCTGGTCGTGTGGCGTCGGGGTAGGAATCCCGTTGAGGTCGAGTGGCTGGATTGTTCGTCCGGAGGTCGGCTTTTTGTTCCTCGAATCCGGGGACGAGTCGTACACCCAGGTGGGCATAGGTCTAGAGAGTCCTATGAGGTGAACGGTGGTGCTGAAACGTAGATATGCAGGAACGGCACCCAACCAGTGGCTGGAGCGGACTTGGCTACGGCAGCACGACTCTTGCGGGTGTCGCTGGCAACAGCTCCGTCGCCTCCGTCGCGCCGCTCAGCCACCGCGCTGTTAGACCGGAATGTGATGTGACGGTTAGAGAACCATGCTCGAAGGAGTTGGCCTAATGATCACCATATCATGGAAGTATTTGCTTGCGGGAGCCTTTATACCTTAGCGGTCACAGTGGCGAGTGCAACCTTCGCAGTCTCAAGACTGGCTACCGAGAGCTACGTGAACGCTTTGCAGCTGCAGGTCGCTCAGCTCGACAGGAGAGTGCAAGAGCTCCAATTCAGCTTTGATTCCCGCCGGCAGCCGTCCGGCGAAACAAGCAGGAATTCTGAGCCTGTGCCGCGGGCGGGCGGCAGCCGCGAACAGAGGCCATCGATAACCTTCAGGGAGCCGAGAAACGGGGCCCAAGTTCCCCAGTTCATTGACGTCGAGTATACAATAGGGACAGTACCAACTGGTTATCGTGCCATTCTCCTAGTGAGGGACCCGTTGGGCCAGTATTGGTCATGGGGTACATCGGCGTCAGGTCGTCACATCCGAGTTCAAATCGGTGTTGCGGAAGACAGTGGGCGGCAATTTGAGATTGGAGTGTTGATTACGGACCGGGAGGTTCCTTTCGGTCAACCCCGGCAGACTGTGCCTGACGGAATTGCGTACGAGTCCATAAGTGTTATGCGAAGGTAGACACAGTGCTGATCCACAGTCTAACCAATAAATCCAGCGGATGGCTTACAGCCCCTACTGATTTAAGTCGTTAGAGGAAAAATGACTAAAAAGTAAAATGAGAGGTTAAATGGTATGGGTTATGTACGAACAAGAATTGAAATAGGTAATCCAAGAAATCCAAAACTGAAAAGAATAGAGAAAGAAGCTCTTGTAGATACAGGAGCATTGATGCTTTGTATTCCTGAACATATCTGTATTCAGATGGGCTTTGAAGAACTTGAGAAAAGAGAAGTTATAGCAGCTGATGGTAAAAAGCAATTGGTACCTTATGTTGGACCCGTTTTAGTGCATTTTGAAAATAGAAGCTGTTTTGTAGGGGCTTTAGTATTGGGTGATGATGTTTTGCTTGGCGCAGTTCCTATGGAAGATATGGACTTAATAGTATCGCCAGCTCATAAAAAAGTCGTTGTAAATCCCGACAGTCCTAATTTTCCTCAAGCTTTAGTTAAACAAAATATCTAACAAGCGATTGCGAAAGGAGTAAGCAAAACCTATGTAGGTCGCCGTTGATACAAATATTGTACCGTTTCCTGACGCATGATGATGAAGAACAATATCAAGAGACGTATGCCGTGTTTCAGTGCTCCCGAGTGTATATCTCGAATACGGTGTTTTTGGAAACAGTGAGATGCTTGAGCTGTAGGGGGAAACTTCCATGTACAGTTCTTAGGGAGGAATGGGGCTGAAAGGCCCTTGACCTACCCGATGATAGGAAGAAATGATAGGACAGAGGAGAAAATGACATGGGCATGTTTAGGAAAAAGGTAATAGTTTCTAACAGCAAGGATCCTAATCAGTTCTTTGAAGAAGAATTTTGGGTAGATACGGGAGCTCTTTATTCCTTTGTCCCTGAGGATTATCTGGAAAGGATAGGCGTAGAACCGTCAGCAAAACGGAATCTGATTCTTGCTGACGGACGGCAGGATATGAGACTACTTGGTTTTTGTGACTTTCAGATTGAAGATTTCGAAGGCAATATTCCTTGCCCCGTGATTTTCGCACCAAAGGGCTCTCTGTTCTTGCTTGGAGCGACAGCTTTGGAGAACTTTGGCGTCGAAGTGGATCCGATTCAGAAAAAGTTGAAGCCGATTCTGGCTATTATTGGGGGATTCTTGGCTTCACAATGACAATCGCTAACAACTGCGTGGAGCGGACGCGGTAAACCGCGCCGCTCACGTAGGCCGTTAGGTCATAGAACGATGAAAAGAAATCGTATTATCATTGTGTTTTGTACGCTCTTCGTTATCGCTTTCGCTGGATTCGCTATTGTGCGTTGGTATCATGTCAAAACCTACTTACAGACGCAAGAAAAAATAATCAAAAATGAACTTAACACAGTGCAGATTAAGCACTCACGCTCGAATGCAAGT
It encodes the following:
- a CDS encoding phosphomannomutase/phosphoglucomutase encodes the protein MSKVDPSMFKAYDVRGIYPDQLNEEVAYRIGRAYSEFIKPKTVMVGRDIRLSSKSLSEALNRGLTEQGVNVVDAGQIGTDMVYFGVAHYRYDGGIMITASHNPKEYNGMKFVREQSIPISGDTGIMEIRDIVISGEFTPSDKVGQVEEQDIYQDYTGHVLSFIDPKVIKPYKVVLNGGNGVAGDIISQIIEHLPIQSIPIYFEPDGTFPRGEPNPLLPKNRTETIEKVKEEKADLGVAWDGDADRCFFIDEKGNFIEGYFITALLAETLLKKHPGEKIIFDPRLTWANIEVVKENRGIPIINKSGHAFFKERMRQENALFAGEMSAHFYFRENYFADNGIIPFLLILELMSTSGKSLSDLLKPLMSKYFISGEINRRVEDGAAKLKEIEGRYQDGKVEHIDGLSVEFPDWRFNLRVSNTEPLIRLNVEARSRKIMEEKRDELLEML
- a CDS encoding phosphopentomutase, whose amino-acid sequence is MINRVILIVLDSVGVGELPDAGLYGDEGSNTLVNLAKAVGGLSLPNLTRLGLGDIAPIKGVEPVLEPEAAWGKMAERSVGKDTTTGHWEIAGLIRKEPFPLYPEGFPEEVIKPFSQAIGRGILGNKPASGTEIIKELGPEHLKTGLPIIYTSADSVFQIAAHVNLIPIGQLYEFCEIARQILVGRHGVGRVIARPFEGQAEEFRRINGLRKDYSLRPPHPTILNTLSENGLAVIGIGKISDIFAGSGISRSFHTNNNQEGIDKIIEVVKKFRPRGLIFTNLIDFDMVYGHRNDPDGYARALEEFDRHLTEIIEALAEDDVLILTADHGCDPTTESTDHSREYVPLLVYGKRVKRGYKLGTRKSLADIAATISNIFNLGFVTEGKGFEEAFDRKERKNWSTKKQN
- a CDS encoding gluconeogenesis factor YvcK family protein, whose product is MVDQKTELRIVAIGGGTGLPVVLEGLKDYTNNLTAIVTVTDSGRSSGLIRKDLGIPPPGDIRNCLVALSESEELMLRLFNYRFERSDNLRGHSFGNLFIAAMTMITGSFEKAIEEISKILKIKGRVIPSSLENVHICAELVDGTVIREEDNIIQREGNVLGRPPIKKVYLEPIQTHATPRAIEEIRQADIIILGPGSLYTSVISNLLVKGIPEAIRESSAKKVYLCNVMTQVCQTHNYKASDHIKVINQYLGEGILDYIIVNGKRPPEAVIRNYEDEFAFLVEIDNDRLNQYGIKIIKADLIEEMPEARRLWKKRDSLRHDSQKVGKVLLEILER
- the tatA gene encoding twin-arginine translocase TatA/TatE family subunit, which translates into the protein MVVIFGIGFSELLIILIIVLIIFGAGKLPQIGRALGEGIKGFQSAVKGDDDKEKKDAGSEKEDNE
- a CDS encoding molybdenum cofactor guanylyltransferase is translated as MTALILAGGKSRRVSSTYKAFIQLGNKSVIERLVSGLWGQFEEIIIVADEVERYADLGLEILIDLMPAKGPLVGLYTGLAAIRSPYSFVVACDMPFLSAGLIELMKKVIRPEDDVLIPRVQERLHPLHAIYSRNCLPVIKAKIGSGNFSMHSILPELKVRYLEEEEIRTICRPEIALFNLNTDQDVEEARRLVLEGDVPLTIRNRKGG
- a CDS encoding TatA/E family twin arginine-targeting protein translocase, with amino-acid sequence MFGIGMPELILIAIVALIIFGPKKLPEVGRALGKGLRELKNAAAGIKEEITKVAEEETKEKPKKGEK
- a CDS encoding D-sedoheptulose 7-phosphate isomerase; the protein is MKELIKQALAESAEIKSELAKEVNLIIKIAEAFMATYQQGGKVILFGNGGSAADAQHIAAELVGRFKRERSALPAIALTTNTSILTALANDYSFDDIFARQVEALVKKGDLCLGISTSGNSPNVLAGIREAKKLGAKTIGFTGQSGGKLAGLTDLCLKVPSNDTPRIQEAHITIGHIICDLVERELFDRKQ
- the gmhB gene encoding D-glycero-beta-D-manno-heptose 1,7-bisphosphate 7-phosphatase, coding for MKPEAVFLDRDGVINEEVDYLGNPEELFLLPGAASAIRELNQKGIKVIVVTNQSGVARGYFSEETVADIHQRLKYLLAREGAYLDAIYYCPHHPEAPLDQYRKACACRKPGSAMLETAAHDFGLDLSHCYLVGDKMLDIEAGAAVNCRTILVLTGYGEAELKKEKTLYPDAVAKDLSQAVEMILSLLSSAAF
- a CDS encoding S1 RNA-binding domain-containing protein, with product MSIEVGSIVTGKVVKTTEFGAFVEVEGKRRGLIHISQIADTYVKRVEDHLKVNDSVTAKVIGIAKKGNLDLSLKERETPAARPKNEEVKISKPLSPKAGFKEEEDRREHRSAAPFSFEDKLARFMKESQEKIQDMKKNLESKRGGGKKR
- a CDS encoding clan AA aspartic protease, which codes for MGYVRTRIEIGNPRNPKLKRIEKEALVDTGALMLCIPEHICIQMGFEELEKREVIAADGKKQLVPYVGPVLVHFENRSCFVGALVLGDDVLLGAVPMEDMDLIVSPAHKKVVVNPDSPNFPQALVKQNI
- a CDS encoding retroviral-like aspartic protease family protein gives rise to the protein MFRKKVIVSNSKDPNQFFEEEFWVDTGALYSFVPEDYLERIGVEPSAKRNLILADGRQDMRLLGFCDFQIEDFEGNIPCPVIFAPKGSLFLLGATALENFGVEVDPIQKKLKPILAIIGGFLASQ